A genomic stretch from Thunnus maccoyii chromosome 19, fThuMac1.1, whole genome shotgun sequence includes:
- the LOC121886105 gene encoding major intrinsically disordered NOTCH2-binding receptor 1-like translates to MDISVLPNNNHPEKFLQLDVGMLPATHGMFQVGAVMSSHRHWQNRVYFQREQRVKTDSRSPPSPEGTPVVFVDRYLEKHITPVTLKSNIKTNPLYMDMRSMDAVDKEKSKPSWTVREYDTQTVHGNLADYLKKTPKDLDFWLEDLYTPGFDSLLKKKEAEQKKKKLCFVGMGDQQSIIYPDGKQAHECKNSSLLRR, encoded by the exons ATGGACATCTCTGTTCTTCCCAACAACAACCACCCGGAGAAgttccttcagctggatgtaGGGATGCTGCCGGCCACACACGGCATGTTCCAGGTCGGGGCAGTCATGTCCAGTCACAGACACTGGCAGAACAGGGTCTACTTCCAG AGGGAGCAAAGGGTGAAGACTGACAGCAGGTCGCCTCCATCACCAGAGGGCACTCCTGTGGTGTTTGTGGACAGATATCTGGAGAAGCACATCACTCCAGTCACTCTGAAGTCCAACATTAAGACGAACCCTCTGTACATGGACATGAGATCAATGGACGCAGTGGACAAGGAGAAGTCCAAGCCTTCCTGGACTGTCAGGGAGTACGACACACAAACAGTCCACGGCAACCTCGCAGACTATTTAAAG aagactCCTAAAGATCTGGACTTTTGGCTGGAGGATCTCTACACACCAGGATTTGATTCTTtactgaagaagaaagaagcagaacagaaaaagaaaaaacttt GCTTTGTGGGAATGGGAGACCAGCAGTCCATCATATACCCAGACGGCAAACAAGCACATGAGTGCAAAAACTCAAGTCTACTGCGGCGCTAA